The genome window GTTGGGGCGGCACCGAGTACGCCTGGGACTCGCGGGTCATCCTGGGGCTCGGCGCGGGTGCGGCCCTCGGATGCGTCCTCTTCCTGGTCGTCGAGCGGTTCGCCGTCGAACCCCTCATCCCGCTGCGGCTGCTGAGGGACCCCGTCTTCAACGTCACCGCCCTCGTGGGTCTCGTCATCGGCGTCGCCCTGTTCGGCGCCGCCAGCTACCTGCCCACCTTCCTGCAGATGGTCGACGGCGCGAGCGCCACCGAGTCCGGGCTGCTGATGCTGCCGATGATGGCCGGAATCGTCGGCGCCTCGATCATCAGCGGCCAGCTCATCAGCCACACCGGCCGCTACAAGGCCTTCCCGCTCCTCGGCAGCGTCCTCGCCGCGATCGGCATGTGGCTGCTGTCCAGGCTCGACGTGGACACGCCCCGGCTGGAGTACAGCGTCTGGATGGCCGTCCTCGGCGCAGGTATCGGCTTGGTGATGCCGGTGCTGATCCTCGCCGTGCAGAACTCCGTCCGCCCGGCCGACCTCGGCACCGCGACCAGCGCCAACAACTACTTCCGGCAGATCGGCGGCAGCGTCGGCGCCGCCGTCTTCGGGACCCTGTTCGCCCACCGGCTCTCGGACGCTCTGCGCGAACGCCTCCCGGCGAGCGCGGGCGCCCGTCTGCCCGACCCCGAGTCCATCACGCCGCAACTCGTCCACGCACTGCCGCCGACGCTGCGGAACGCGTACATCGAGGCGTACGCCGAGGCCATGCCGCGGATCTTTCTCTACCTCGTCCCGGTCATCGTCCTCGGCCTGCTCATCGCCTTCTTCCTCAAGGAGAAACCACTGGTGTCCCACAACGCCCCAGCCGACTGCCCGCCCTCCGCCCAGGTCCCGCAGGCACGCGCGCCGTACGCCGCCGGCGTGCCCGTCTGCGGCACGGTCCAGCACCCCGACGGCACCGTCGTCCCCCGTGCGGCGCTCACCCTCATCGACGTCGCGGGCGTGCAGATCGGGCGGGGCGCCAGCGGCGAGGACGGGCGGTACGCGCTGTCCACGCCCGGCTCCGGGTCCTACGTCCTCATCGCCGCGGCCGGCGGCCACCAGCCGCAGGCCGTCTCGGTGACCGTCGGGGAGCGCCCGGTCGAACTGGACGTCGTGCTCGGCGGCGCGGGCGGCTGGCGGGCAGCGTGGTCACGGCCGACGGCACCCCGGTGCGCGACGCCGCCGTCACGCTCACCAACGTGCACGGGGAGGTGGTCGCGACCACCCGCAGCGGGCGCGAGGGGAGCTACGTCATCTCCGAGTTGGTGGCCGGTGAGTACACCCTCGCCGCCAGCGCCCCCGCATTCCGCCCTGCCGCGCTCCCCGTCACCGTGCAGGCCTCGCGCGAGACCCGGCAGGACGTCGAACTCGCGGGCGGTGCGGTGCTGCGGGGCACTGTCCGTGCGGGGGACGGACGGCCGGTCGAGGACGCGCGGGTGACACTGCTGGACGCCGCGGGCAACGTCGTCGACACGCTGACCACCGGGGCCGACGGGACCTATCGATTCGTCGATCTGTCGTCGGGAGAGTACACGGTGATCGCGGCCGGGTACCCGCCGGTGGCCACGGTGTTGCAGGTAGCCGGGGGCGGTCGGACCGAGCGTGACCTGCAGTTGGGGCATGAGGACTGAGGGGCCGGCGGCTCACAGGTCCGTCGGCTGCGGGCTGTTCGTGGCCGGTCGGGCCCGCGCGGCGGAGCCGTGGAATGTCACCGCCCCGCGCCCCTCGGGGCGCGCCTCTGCGCCCCCATGGGACCAATTCGCGTAATGCTGCACATCCCAACCAGCCGGGGCCCTACCGTGTTGGTGGCGGCACAGATCTTGCAAGCGGGGAGAAAGGGCCTGGGCCATGGACCATGGCACCGAGACGGGCGCCTCGGCCGGGCACGGCGCGGTGGAGTACGCCACGGCCGGCCGTATCCCGCTGGCCGTGGTCGTGGTGGACCGCGAGGGGCTGGTCTCGCACTGGAGCCGGGGTGCGCGAAGGTTATTCGGCATCCCCAGGGAGGACGCGCTCGGCCGGCCCGCCGTCGATCTGCTGCCCGTCTCCGGCGCCCTGCCCGGAGGCGAGGACACCGGCCCCTACGGGGCCTACGTGGCGTACGACGGACTCGGCCCCGGCCTGGAGTCCTCGCTCGACGGGCGGCTGTCGTACCCGGCCGCGGGGCGCGCCCGGCTCTCCGTGCCCGACACCGAGCGCGTGGACGTGCTGTGGTGGGCCTACCCCCTGGTGGGTCCGGGCCCGGAACGGCTGCTGGTGCTGGCCGCAGACGCGGGCGCGCTGCACCACCAGGACGACGGCATGGCGGTCGAGCGCATCGCGCCCGCTTTCGCCCTGCACACCGACTTCCCCGGCGCGGAGGAACTCGCCCGCAGGCTGCCGGAGATCCTGCCCAGCATGAGCGTGGGCGACAGCGCCCGCATCGTCTCGCAGGTCCTCGAACTGGGCTATCCGATCCTGGAGTTCAGCCAGAACGACCGGGTGCCCGTCACCCCCGACTGGGGCGTGCCCCGGCGCTCGGAGCGCAGGGCGCGCCGGGAGCGTGCGGCGCGCGCCGTGGCGGCCGGACGGCCGGTGCCGCAGGACGTGCAGGACGAGGGCGAGGACCTCGAGTACGCCGCGGTGCGCGAGCGGCTGGAGTTCCTCAACGAGGTCAGCGGCAAGATCGGCACCTCCCTGGACCTGGCGCAGACCATCATCGAGGTCAGCAAGGCCGTGGTGCCCCGCTTCACGGACGTGGCCTGCACGTATCTGCGCGAACAGGTCGTCGCCGGCGAGGGGTTCCCCGACGGCGTGCCCGACACCACCACCATGTGGCACCGGGTCGCCCTCGAACACACCGACGAGCCGGGCCGCTGGGAAGACGTCGTGCCGGTCGGCGAGGCCATGCCGTTCCCGGCTCAGACGCCCTTCTTCCAGTGCATGACCACCGGACAGCCCGTCGTCATCCCGCGCATCAGCGAGGAGATGGGGCACGCCATCGCCTCCCAGTTCGACAAGCGTGACATCCGGCCTCTCATCACCCACCGCTCCATGCTGATCGTGCCCCTGAAAGCACGCCAGGTGGTCCTCGGCTTCATGGCGCTGATGCGCCATCCGGAGCGTCCCGAGTTCAACGACATGGACCGTGTCACGGGTGCCGAACTCGCCGCCCGTGCGGCCCTCGTGCTGGACAACGCGCGCATGTACACGTACCAGGAGAACGTCGCGGAGACGCTTCAGGACAGCATGCTGCCGCACATCGCACCGCGCATGACGGGCTGCGACATCGCCACCCGCTACCTCCCGGGCACCCTGCTCGGACGCGTCGGCGGCGACTGGTTCGACTCCGTGAAACTGCCCGGCGCCCGCACCGCCCTCGTCGTCGGCGACGTCATGGGCCACGGGCTCAACTCCGCAGCCATGATGGGCCAGTTGCGTACGGCCGTGCAGACCATGGCCGCGCTCGACCTGCCGCCCGCCCAGCTGCTGCGCAACCTCGACGACCTCGCCCAGCGGCTCGGCGACAGCTACCTCGCGACCTGCCTGTACGCCGTCTACGACCCGATCGCGAGCGAACTGCACCTCGCCAACGCCGGCCACATCCCACCGGTGATCGTCCGCGCGGAGGACGGGCGCAGTGAACTGCTCGACCTGCCCACGGGTGCGCCGATCGGCGTCGGCGGGGTGCCGTTCGAGTCGGTACGGGTGCCGGTGTCGCCCGGCGACCGGCTGGTGATGTGCACCGACGGACTGGTCGAGGTGCGCGGCGAGGACATCGGTGTCGGGCTCGCCACGCTGTGCGAGTCCGCCGCGCACCCGGCGGCCTCCATGGACGACGCCTGCGACACGATCATCCGCGCCCTCAACACGTGCGGCGGCCGCAAGGACGACGTGGCGCTGCTCATGGCCCGGCTGGCCGGCATCGAACCCGAGGACGTCGCCGTATGGCGGTTCTCCCTGGATCCCGTCGAGGTGGGCCGGGCCCGCGCGGTGGTCCGTGAACAACTCCACGAGTGGGGGCTCGGCGCGCTCGCCCACAACGCCGAGTTGATGGTCAGCGAACTGGTCACCAACGCCGTGCGGCACTCCCACGGCCGCCCGGTCGAAGTGCGGCTCGTGCGCGGCGACACCCTGCTGTG of Streptomyces cynarae contains these proteins:
- a CDS encoding ATP-binding SpoIIE family protein phosphatase; its protein translation is MDHGTETGASAGHGAVEYATAGRIPLAVVVVDREGLVSHWSRGARRLFGIPREDALGRPAVDLLPVSGALPGGEDTGPYGAYVAYDGLGPGLESSLDGRLSYPAAGRARLSVPDTERVDVLWWAYPLVGPGPERLLVLAADAGALHHQDDGMAVERIAPAFALHTDFPGAEELARRLPEILPSMSVGDSARIVSQVLELGYPILEFSQNDRVPVTPDWGVPRRSERRARRERAARAVAAGRPVPQDVQDEGEDLEYAAVRERLEFLNEVSGKIGTSLDLAQTIIEVSKAVVPRFTDVACTYLREQVVAGEGFPDGVPDTTTMWHRVALEHTDEPGRWEDVVPVGEAMPFPAQTPFFQCMTTGQPVVIPRISEEMGHAIASQFDKRDIRPLITHRSMLIVPLKARQVVLGFMALMRHPERPEFNDMDRVTGAELAARAALVLDNARMYTYQENVAETLQDSMLPHIAPRMTGCDIATRYLPGTLLGRVGGDWFDSVKLPGARTALVVGDVMGHGLNSAAMMGQLRTAVQTMAALDLPPAQLLRNLDDLAQRLGDSYLATCLYAVYDPIASELHLANAGHIPPVIVRAEDGRSELLDLPTGAPIGVGGVPFESVRVPVSPGDRLVMCTDGLVEVRGEDIGVGLATLCESAAHPAASMDDACDTIIRALNTCGGRKDDVALLMARLAGIEPEDVAVWRFSLDPVEVGRARAVVREQLHEWGLGALAHNAELMVSELVTNAVRHSHGRPVEVRLVRGDTLLCEVDDDDHTLPTLLSAGPGDESGRGLRVVSTLAREWGTSRTNAGKTVWFELTLPRAVRR